From a region of the Arachis ipaensis cultivar K30076 chromosome B09, Araip1.1, whole genome shotgun sequence genome:
- the LOC107616257 gene encoding uncharacterized protein LOC107616257 codes for MGAWADELASVLWFYHTTQQSSTRKTPFRLTYGVDAIIHVEIGEPSPRLLLGGAEEAVEKDLVDETREMTHLSETAMKQRMALRYNAKVLKRDFEPSNLVLRRNDVGLPTPGEEKLATNWEGPYRVKEVLGNGAYKLE; via the coding sequence ATGGGAGCATGGGCAGACGAGTTAGCCTCGGTCCTCTGGTTCTATCACACAACTCAACAGTCATCTACCAGGAAGACGCCCTTCCGGCTCACCTATGGGGTGGACGCGATAATTCATGTGGAAATTGGGGAACCGAGCCCACGACTACTTTTGGGAGGAGCCGAAGAAGCCGTAGAAAAGGACTTAGTGGATGAAACTAGAGAGATGACCCACTTGTCAGAGACGGCGATGAAACAAAGGATGGCCCTACGTTACAACGCCAAGGTACTCAAAAGAGATTTTGAGCCCAGCAACCTAGTCTTACGACGCAACGACGTCGGACTCCCGACACCAGGGGAAGAAAAGTTGGCGACAaattgggaaggtccatacagggTGAAGGAGGTGCTCGGCAACGGTGCCTATAAGTTGGAATGA
- the LOC107619139 gene encoding CDP-diacylglycerol--glycerol-3-phosphate 3-phosphatidyltransferase 2 — translation MTPLKLTATASSFYVRTTASAPKPKPFFLRTWPSTTSSTTKTTTVFYHQRTGRTITPCANIMLPPSQGSTRKSVSFAPHNNNSFSRCISSDTAKDPDTRGPGPGPGPGTGPLPSHSEPSKLLTLPTMLTLGRVASVPVLVATFYVDAPWGPAATTSIFIAAAVTDWLDGYLARKMKLKSSFGAFLDPVADKLMVAATLLLLCSKPLDVAAFSQAPWLLTVPSIAIIGREITMSAVREWAASQDTKLLEAVAVNNLGKWKTATQMTALTILLATRGWSDGGAALVVGSGVGLLYTSAGLAVWSLVVYMRKIWKVLMR, via the exons ATGACACCCCTCAAACTCACCGCAACAGCTTCTTCTTTCTACGTCCGCACAACCGCATCCGCCCCCAAACCCAAACCCTTCTTCTTACGCACATGGCCCTCCACTACTTCTTCTACTACTAAAACAACCACCGTTTTCTATCATCAACGCACTGGGCGCACGATAACACCCTGCGCCAACATCATGCTTCCCCCTTCCCAAGGCTCCACACGCAAATCCGTCTCTTTCGCCCCTCACAACAACAACTCCTTCTCCCGATGCATCTCTTCCGACACCGCCAAGGATCCCGACACTCGTGGGCCTGGGCCTGGGCCTGGGCCCGGGACCGGCCCATTACCATCGCACTCAGAGCCTTCCAAACTGCTCACCTTGCCAACAATGCTAACTCTAGGTCGCGTGGCTTCCGTGCCTGTTCTTGTTGCTA CTTTCTATGTTGATGCTCCGTGGGGACCAGCTGCCACCACAAGCATTTTCATTGCCGCAGCTGTCACCGATTGGCTCGATGGCTATCTCGCTCGCAAG ATGAAGCTGAAATCTTCATTTGGTGCATTTTTGGATCCGGTAGCTGACAAG CTTATGGTTGCTGCTACATTGCTCTTATTATGTAGCAAACCTTTGGATGTTGCTGCGTTTAGTCAAGCGCCGTGGCTTCTCACGGTACCTTCAATTGCCATCATTGGCAGAGAG ATAACCATGTCTGCAGTCAGGGAATGGGCTGCTTCCCAGGATACTAAGCTTTTAGAG GCTGTTGCAGTAAATAATTTGGGGAAGTGGAAAACAGCCACACAGATGACAGCATTAACCATCCTACTTGCTACCCGAGGCTGGAG CGATGGAGGTGCTGCCCTTGTAGTTGGCTCTGGTGTTGGTTTGCTCTATACTTCAGCGGGCCTTGCTGTATGGTCGTTGGTTGTGTATATGCGGAAAATATGGAAGGTATTGATGAGGTAG
- the LOC107619318 gene encoding glutathione S-transferase L1, whose protein sequence is MAIPTPIPTRVFPGFGTITPEPHFTCIAIKFSSTSTPFPFGFSPNKLQLRPLLNTTRNFCAVATGVQEVLPTPLTSTSPPPSMVDGATRLYISYTCPYAQRVWITRNCKGLQDKIQLVPIDLKDRPSWYKDKVYPPNKVPALEHKNEVRGESLDLIKYIDSHFEGPSLSPSSGPAMEFAEELLSYTDTFYKTVVSSFKGDDVTEACTAFDYIETVLSKYDDGPFFLGQFSLVDIAYAPFIERFQLFLMDVKNYDIGFGRPNLAAWMEAMNNIDGYKITRSNPKELVESYKRRFLANI, encoded by the exons ATGGCTATACCCACACCCATTCCCACTCGTGTGTTTCCTGGATTTGGCACTATAACACCAGAACCTCACTTCACTTGCATTGCAATCAAATTCTCAAGCACAAGCACTCCTTTCCCTTTTGGGTTTTCACCCAATAAGCTTCAGCTTCGGCCACTACTTAACACCACAAGAAATTTTTGTGCTGTGGCAACTGG GGTGCAAGAAGTTCTTCCAACACCCCTTACTTCAACTTCGCCCCCACCTTCCATGGTTGATGGAGCTACAAG GTTGTATATCTCCTACACCTGTCCGTATGCACAACGTGTATGGATCACTCGTAACTGTAAG GGATTGCAGGACAAGATACAATTGGTTCCTATTGATTTAAAAGATAGACCTTCCTGGTATAAGGACAAAGTCTACCCACCCAACAAG GTTCCAGCTTTGGAACACAAAAATGAAGTCAGGGGAGAAAGTCTTGATCTGATTAAATATATTGATAGTCACTTTGAAGGGCCCTCTCTTTCCCCTAGTAGT GGTCCTGCTATGGAGTTTGCTGAAGAGTTGCTATCTTACACTGACACATTTTATAAGACTGTTGTTTCTTCATTTAAAGGAGATGATGTGACAGAAGCTT GCACTGCATTTGATTACATTGAAACTGTTCTCTCCAAATATGATGATGGGCCTTTCTTCCTTGGCCAATTCAGTCTT GTGGATATAGCATATGCTCCTTTCATTGAAAGATTTCAGCTATTTCTTATGGATGTTAAGAATTATGATATTGGCTTTGGCAGGCCTAATCTAGCGGCATGGATGGAG GCAATGAACAACATTGATGGCTACAAAATAACTCGCTCTAATCCCAAGGAGCTTGTTGAAAGTTACAAGAGACGCTTCCTG GCCAATATATGA